Proteins encoded by one window of Cylindrospermum stagnale PCC 7417:
- a CDS encoding CheR family methyltransferase: protein MTTLEKDPEFENLLVYLRQSRGFDFSGYKRSTLMRRVNKRLQIFNLERFGDYMDYLEVYPDEFNNLFNTILINVTGFFRDTAAWEQLAEKVLPDIVNSKKDSAPIRMWSAGCASGEEAYTLAMLMAEIMGVEEFRQRVKIYASDVDEEALNQARLAVYSAKDVQAVPEELRQKYFEASGNNYVFRQDLRRSVIFGRHDLFQDAPISRLDLLVCRNTLMYFNTEVQGRILARFHFALNNNSYLFLGKAEMLLLHSNLFTPIDLKNRIFTKVAVPNTRDRLLVMANTGDDEVSNRLTRHLRIREQAFDLAPIAQIVVDVKGTLVLVNEKARTLFSLSPKDLARPFQDLELSYRPIELRSLIEKAYTDRRPVALANVERYLPNAEIKYLDVQIVPLQDGDNSLIGVSITFNDVTRYNQLHQDLKRYRLDLESSNEELQSTNEELETTNEELQSTNEELETTNEELQSTNEELETMNEELQSANEELVTINNELSQRTVELNHSNVFLVSILRSLQAGIVVIDQNSNILIWNYLVEDLWGLRTDEVVGKSIFSLDIGLPMEQLRAAIRDSLSGQNQFEEMILDAVNRRGKQIKCYVAVTPLFGMEVEGVVVMMADIDKINSMVSLQDIEQRRRQQ, encoded by the coding sequence ATGACTACTCTAGAAAAAGACCCTGAATTTGAAAATCTACTTGTTTATCTGAGACAAAGCCGGGGCTTTGATTTTTCAGGCTATAAGCGCTCAACGTTGATGCGTCGGGTAAATAAGCGGTTGCAGATATTTAATCTAGAGCGCTTTGGGGATTACATGGACTATCTGGAAGTCTATCCAGACGAGTTCAATAATCTGTTCAACACCATCCTGATCAACGTTACAGGCTTTTTTCGGGATACCGCAGCTTGGGAACAACTAGCAGAGAAAGTGCTGCCCGATATAGTTAATAGTAAAAAAGATTCTGCTCCTATCCGGATGTGGAGCGCTGGTTGTGCCTCTGGTGAGGAGGCTTATACTCTGGCAATGCTGATGGCAGAAATTATGGGAGTAGAGGAATTTCGCCAACGGGTGAAAATCTATGCCTCAGATGTAGATGAAGAAGCGCTCAACCAAGCTCGTCTAGCTGTGTATTCAGCCAAAGATGTCCAGGCTGTGCCAGAGGAACTGCGACAGAAATATTTTGAGGCATCAGGGAACAACTATGTTTTCCGCCAAGACTTGCGCCGTTCAGTGATTTTTGGTCGCCATGACTTGTTTCAAGATGCGCCGATTTCCCGCTTAGACCTGCTGGTGTGTCGCAACACACTGATGTATTTTAATACTGAGGTTCAGGGGCGGATTTTGGCTCGCTTTCATTTTGCGCTGAATAACAACAGTTATCTGTTTTTGGGGAAAGCAGAGATGCTGTTGTTGCATAGCAATCTGTTTACGCCAATTGACTTGAAAAATCGCATATTTACGAAAGTAGCGGTGCCGAATACACGCGATCGCCTTTTGGTGATGGCAAATACAGGGGATGATGAGGTTAGCAACCGTTTAACGCGGCACCTCCGCATCCGCGAACAAGCTTTTGATTTGGCACCGATCGCTCAAATAGTGGTTGATGTCAAAGGCACTCTCGTGCTAGTTAACGAGAAGGCGCGGACTTTGTTTAGTCTGTCACCCAAAGATTTAGCTCGTCCCTTCCAAGATTTGGAACTCTCCTATCGTCCAATAGAATTGCGATCGCTAATTGAAAAAGCATATACCGATCGCCGTCCCGTTGCGCTGGCAAATGTAGAGCGCTATTTGCCCAATGCAGAAATTAAATATCTGGATGTGCAAATTGTGCCTTTGCAAGATGGCGATAACAGCCTGATCGGCGTTAGCATCACCTTCAATGATGTCACCCGCTACAATCAACTTCATCAAGATCTAAAACGCTACCGACTAGATTTAGAGTCCAGCAACGAAGAACTGCAATCTACCAATGAAGAATTAGAAACCACCAACGAAGAACTCCAGTCTACCAACGAAGAATTAGAAACCACCAACGAAGAACTCCAGTCTACCAACGAAGAATTGGAGACGATGAACGAAGAACTCCAGTCGGCGAATGAGGAATTAGTCACAATTAATAATGAATTGAGTCAGCGCACTGTCGAACTCAATCACTCAAATGTCTTCCTAGTTTCCATCCTCAGAAGTCTTCAAGCTGGAATTGTCGTCATTGATCAAAACTCTAATATCTTAATTTGGAATTATTTGGTGGAGGATCTGTGGGGTTTGCGGACTGATGAAGTAGTCGGCAAATCTATCTTCAGTCTAGACATAGGTTTACCTATGGAGCAACTGCGAGCGGCTATCCGTGATTCCTTGTCTGGACAAAATCAATTTGAAGAAATGATTCTCGATGCCGTCAATCGTCGGGGCAAGCAGATTAAATGTTATGTTGCAGTCACACCCCTGTTTGGTATGGAAGTGGAGGGGGTAGTTGTGATGATGGCAGATATAGACAAAATTAACAGTATGGTTTCCCTCCAAGATATTGAGCAACGCCGACGGCAGCAATAG